A genomic region of Streptomyces sp. R33 contains the following coding sequences:
- a CDS encoding polyprenyl synthetase family protein: MTQQILERVAGYEQRFNTLFEQYFDTVRAGLDAPSFSRFTPDCLQFLRELSLRGGKRIRVVVLHEAARLVTDEPVGGLDAAALSIELLQTHGLVHDDLIDDSPTRRGGPSTYYAYRERFSEHPQTALGLTVLAGDLALALSLQVLLEAKTSGAVRQAMVEALARAAADTFVGQIIDLERDFVGAPDEDALHCVADYKSARYSILAPMQLGLLAAGAQPALFETELREYARLVGICGQMRDDYLDLFGDAAAMGKPTGTDIRDGKHSYTVRALLASVDDAERRVVEAALGDPSCTPQTIAAVREIGERRGVTVRMQADMRRYAQQASAVAAGWRSQWREESVTFFEQLPLWSVERAR, from the coding sequence ATGACCCAGCAGATCCTCGAGCGTGTCGCCGGATATGAGCAGCGGTTCAACACGCTGTTCGAGCAGTACTTCGACACGGTGAGAGCCGGACTCGATGCGCCGTCGTTCAGCCGTTTCACTCCCGACTGCCTGCAGTTTCTCAGAGAGTTGTCCTTGCGGGGTGGGAAGCGGATACGGGTGGTTGTGCTGCATGAGGCGGCGCGTCTGGTGACGGACGAGCCGGTCGGAGGACTCGACGCCGCAGCGCTGAGCATCGAGCTGCTGCAGACGCACGGTCTGGTGCACGACGACCTCATCGACGACAGTCCCACCCGCCGCGGCGGCCCGTCCACCTATTACGCCTACCGTGAGCGGTTCTCCGAACACCCGCAGACGGCTCTCGGTCTGACCGTGCTCGCCGGCGACCTCGCTCTCGCCCTGTCCCTGCAGGTATTGCTGGAAGCGAAGACGTCTGGGGCGGTGCGGCAGGCCATGGTCGAGGCGCTCGCCCGAGCGGCGGCCGACACTTTCGTGGGCCAGATCATCGACCTGGAACGCGACTTCGTCGGCGCACCGGACGAGGACGCCCTCCACTGCGTGGCCGACTACAAGTCCGCCCGCTACTCGATCCTCGCGCCCATGCAGCTCGGACTCCTGGCCGCAGGCGCGCAGCCGGCGCTCTTCGAGACGGAGCTGCGCGAATATGCGCGGCTGGTGGGGATATGCGGGCAGATGCGCGATGACTACCTGGACCTGTTCGGAGACGCGGCCGCCATGGGCAAGCCGACCGGGACTGACATTCGCGACGGGAAACACAGCTACACCGTCCGTGCTCTGCTGGCGTCCGTCGACGACGCCGAGCGTCGCGTGGTGGAAGCCGCACTTGGTGACCCGTCCTGCACGCCGCAGACCATTGCTGCCGTTCGGGAGATCGGGGAGCGCCGGGGCGTGACAGTCAGGATGCAGGCGGATATGCGCCGATATGCGCAGCAGGCGTCCGCGGTGGCCGCCGGGTGGCGGTCACAGTGGAGGGAGGAGTCGGTCACCTTCTTCGAGCAGCTGCCGCTGTGGAGCGTTGAGCGAGCCAGGTGA
- a CDS encoding CAP domain-containing protein encodes MTSVAAAGVLIVPLVPMATAVAVAQPWPHCADASPDSYDKPPPADPGRFGYGVLPAIEGITCLINAERQRLGLRPLSQSAELRNAANKHVTAALAQKWWGAGKNPHQNPRVAGSAEQQIAARIKDAGYCANGRSWAGYEIAYNDWDGEGTPRAAVNWWLNISKGGHAEIIRDPSLTEFGIAPRGGSADPAGVGKSDAGTYVVNLGRCEK; translated from the coding sequence GTGACGTCGGTGGCGGCGGCGGGTGTTCTGATCGTCCCGCTCGTTCCGATGGCCACGGCTGTGGCCGTGGCTCAGCCGTGGCCGCACTGCGCGGATGCGAGCCCCGACTCGTACGACAAACCGCCCCCCGCCGACCCGGGCCGCTTCGGGTACGGGGTGCTGCCCGCCATTGAGGGCATCACCTGCCTCATCAACGCGGAGCGCCAAAGGCTGGGGCTCCGGCCGCTCTCGCAATCCGCTGAGCTCAGGAACGCGGCGAACAAGCACGTGACCGCCGCGCTGGCTCAGAAGTGGTGGGGCGCAGGCAAGAATCCGCACCAGAATCCGCGGGTCGCCGGTTCGGCGGAACAGCAGATCGCGGCCCGCATCAAGGACGCCGGGTACTGCGCGAACGGCAGGTCGTGGGCCGGCTACGAGATTGCCTACAACGACTGGGACGGAGAGGGCACTCCGCGGGCGGCCGTTAACTGGTGGCTGAACATCAGCAAAGGCGGCCACGCCGAGATCATCCGCGACCCCTCGCTGACCGAGTTCGGCATCGCGCCCAGGGGCGGATCGGCGGACCCGGCCGGCGTGGGGAAGAGCGATGCGGGGACCTACGTGGTCAACCTCGGCCGGTGTGAGAAGTAG
- a CDS encoding protein kinase has product MKPLETGDPTSLGEGRYRLVGRLGQGGMGVVYLGRSQSGRAVAVKVVRPELSTEPGFKRRFADEVAAARRVGGFHTAPVVDADPDGEPAWLVTAFVPGPTLQAVLARVGSLPLDTLTVLAAGLAEALEAIHRAGVIHRDLKPANIIVAEDGPRVIDFGIARALDGTSLTQTGLQVGTPGFLAPEQLTGGGAVTPAVDMFALGVVLTQAAGGAPFGDGPSAARHFKVVYEEPDLTAVPGELREAIGACLSKDPAARPTPAAFLDTLTVRHPDGGSWLPEAATQLLPPPEPAVRPTVPDGPSDTAQDLAVPDAVPPVVVEPRTEQPRTVTGPAARLSPAPAPAQVPQADADADRPRRRRAVVAAALVASLAVVGLYVWQPWSDSTKDNSKPGAATPTGSAPAPAPFPADPLLIRQDTAPGWPGTCHSVIARRDAATEKPVGLIAGGAGACDTLPQWSPDRRSFAFTRSTPEGTAVWTANADGSNARRITSIAGGRVSWSPDGSQLAVLRKEDGVQQLFVVGVADGTARQLTSGGSQVEDPAWSPDGKSIAVCLQTAPENWQIHLVDPAAPSRAPQQVTRLPRPALDPVWSPDGSTFAYTAGTYGTGTQGDIRLVDADGSNDRELVATSAHEMDPAWSVDGTWVAFVRGPYEKPVIWAVRADKTGERTLTTGGGAEGHPSWR; this is encoded by the coding sequence ATGAAGCCGCTCGAAACGGGCGATCCCACCTCGCTCGGCGAGGGTCGCTACCGGCTGGTGGGACGGCTCGGCCAGGGGGGCATGGGCGTGGTCTACCTGGGCCGTTCCCAGTCCGGCCGTGCGGTCGCCGTCAAGGTCGTACGTCCCGAGTTGAGCACCGAGCCCGGGTTCAAGCGCAGGTTCGCCGACGAGGTCGCGGCCGCGCGGCGGGTCGGCGGCTTCCACACCGCGCCGGTGGTCGACGCCGACCCGGACGGGGAGCCGGCCTGGCTGGTGACGGCCTTCGTGCCCGGTCCCACCCTGCAAGCGGTACTCGCGCGCGTCGGATCGCTGCCTCTGGACACGCTCACCGTCCTGGCGGCCGGCCTGGCCGAGGCACTCGAGGCGATCCACCGAGCGGGGGTCATCCACCGCGATCTCAAGCCCGCGAACATCATCGTCGCGGAGGACGGGCCGCGTGTCATCGATTTCGGCATCGCGCGCGCCCTGGACGGAACGTCCCTGACACAGACCGGGCTGCAGGTCGGCACCCCGGGATTCCTGGCACCCGAGCAGCTCACCGGTGGTGGCGCGGTCACCCCTGCGGTCGACATGTTCGCTCTAGGGGTGGTGCTCACCCAGGCGGCGGGTGGCGCCCCCTTCGGTGACGGCCCCTCCGCGGCCAGGCACTTCAAGGTGGTCTACGAGGAGCCGGACCTGACGGCGGTGCCCGGTGAACTCCGCGAAGCCATCGGTGCCTGCCTGTCCAAGGACCCGGCGGCGCGGCCCACCCCGGCCGCCTTCCTCGACACTCTCACCGTCCGCCACCCGGACGGTGGCTCCTGGCTGCCGGAGGCGGCAACGCAACTGCTCCCGCCCCCGGAACCGGCGGTGCGTCCCACCGTGCCGGACGGCCCGTCGGACACGGCGCAGGACCTCGCGGTACCGGACGCCGTCCCGCCGGTCGTCGTGGAGCCCCGTACGGAACAGCCGCGCACCGTGACGGGACCCGCGGCGCGGCTCTCCCCCGCCCCCGCCCCTGCGCAGGTACCGCAGGCGGATGCAGATGCAGACAGGCCCCGGCGGCGCCGCGCGGTGGTGGCGGCGGCGCTCGTGGCTTCTCTCGCGGTCGTCGGCCTGTACGTGTGGCAGCCCTGGAGCGACTCCACCAAGGACAATTCCAAGCCCGGCGCCGCCACGCCCACCGGATCCGCCCCTGCCCCTGCCCCGTTCCCGGCCGATCCCCTGCTGATCCGGCAGGACACCGCCCCGGGCTGGCCCGGGACCTGCCACAGCGTCATCGCCCGCCGGGACGCCGCGACAGAGAAGCCCGTGGGGCTCATCGCAGGGGGCGCAGGCGCATGCGACACCCTGCCCCAGTGGTCCCCTGACCGCAGGTCGTTCGCGTTCACCCGCAGCACACCCGAGGGCACGGCCGTCTGGACCGCCAATGCCGACGGTTCGAACGCCCGGCGGATCACCTCCATCGCCGGCGGCAGGGTGTCCTGGTCTCCGGACGGCAGCCAGCTCGCCGTGCTCCGCAAGGAGGACGGTGTCCAGCAGCTGTTCGTGGTCGGCGTCGCCGACGGCACGGCCCGCCAGCTCACCTCGGGCGGGAGCCAGGTCGAGGATCCCGCGTGGTCGCCGGACGGCAAGAGCATCGCGGTCTGTCTGCAGACGGCGCCCGAGAACTGGCAGATCCACCTGGTCGACCCCGCCGCCCCGAGCCGCGCCCCACAGCAGGTGACCCGGCTGCCCCGTCCGGCACTCGACCCGGTGTGGTCACCCGACGGCTCCACCTTCGCCTATACGGCGGGGACCTACGGCACGGGCACGCAGGGCGACATCCGCCTCGTGGACGCCGACGGCAGTAACGATCGTGAACTGGTCGCCACCAGCGCCCACGAGATGGACCCCGCCTGGTCCGTCGACGGCACGTGGGTGGCCTTCGTCCGCGGCCCGTACGAGAAGCCCGTGATCTGGGCCGTGCGCGCGGACAAGACCGGCGAGCGTACCCTCACCACCGGCGGCGGCGCCGAGGGGCATCCCTCCTGGCGCTGA
- a CDS encoding contact-dependent growth inhibition system immunity protein, with protein sequence MDRLLHLGRTLDELDPPRWAPPVSDATRLVRKVHELRRIPLGELGPADLRTLISQQVALSYVLPLAVRLLLEEPLLDAYFYEGDLLLATASVPVRPGPCCRTSPRSSLP encoded by the coding sequence ATGGACCGTCTCTTGCACCTCGGCCGTACGCTCGATGAGCTGGACCCACCCCGCTGGGCGCCTCCTGTCTCTGACGCGACCCGTCTGGTCCGCAAGGTCCATGAGCTGCGGCGCATTCCGCTGGGTGAACTCGGGCCGGCGGATCTGCGGACCCTCATCTCGCAGCAGGTGGCGCTGTCGTACGTGCTTCCGCTCGCCGTGCGCTTGCTGCTCGAGGAGCCGCTGCTCGACGCCTACTTCTACGAGGGCGACCTCCTGCTCGCCACCGCCAGCGTCCCCGTTCGGCCTGGTCCCTGCTGCCGGACCTCGCCGCGCAGCTCTCTGCCGTGA